One part of the Thiomicrospira cyclica ALM1 genome encodes these proteins:
- the metW gene encoding methionine biosynthesis protein MetW, with protein sequence MSLSPEFQSIANWIEPNTHVLDLGCGDGQLLQYLTDERQVRGYGMEIDPLKTVQAMHNGLNVIQSNLNSADLTDYFDPNSFDYVIMTQALQVVSRPDILLKKMLRVGRECIVTFPNFGHWRMRAQLLFKGRMPETDTLPYHWYDTPNIHLCTFKDFEKLCAELGIEIVARSVVNRHHQTHILMKAWPNGLGEVALYKIKARNP encoded by the coding sequence ATGAGCTTGAGTCCCGAATTTCAGTCTATTGCAAATTGGATTGAACCCAACACCCATGTTTTAGATTTAGGCTGTGGTGATGGCCAACTACTTCAATACCTCACAGATGAACGCCAAGTGCGCGGGTATGGCATGGAAATAGACCCACTTAAAACGGTACAAGCCATGCACAACGGCCTAAACGTCATTCAAAGCAACTTAAATAGTGCCGATTTAACTGACTACTTTGACCCCAACTCGTTTGACTATGTGATTATGACCCAAGCCTTGCAAGTAGTCAGTCGTCCGGATATTTTGCTCAAAAAAATGTTACGTGTGGGGCGTGAATGTATTGTGACCTTTCCAAACTTTGGTCACTGGCGGATGCGCGCGCAATTACTTTTTAAAGGTCGAATGCCAGAAACCGACACCCTACCCTATCATTGGTACGACACGCCTAACATCCATCTATGCACCTTCAAAGACTTCGAAAAGCTCTGTGCCGAGCTGGGCATTGAAATTGTGGCTCGAAGTGTCGTGAACCGCCATCATCAAACCCACATTTTGATGAAAGCCTGGCCAAACGGTTTAGGTGAAGTCGCTCTTTATAAAATTAAAGCGCGCAATCCTTAA
- the metX gene encoding homoserine O-succinyltransferase MetX: MNETDYVKPQTLQVSMPLQLVSGAELPSYDLVYETYGELNADASNAVLICHALSGDHHVTGYYEGDTKPGWWSDYIGPGKPVDTNEFFVVCSNNLGGCRGSSGPASLNPATGKVYGPDFPIVTCRDWVNSQNTLRQHLGIEQWAAVIGGSMGGMQVMQWAIDHPDKLRHALVIAAAPKLSAQNIAFNEVARRAIMTDPEFNGGRFIEAGTTPKGGLALARMLGHLTYLSDDMMGAKFGRELRSESLKYSFDVEFQVESYLRYQGEKFATKQNFDANTYLLMTKALDYFDPAAEFDNNLSAAFAQTQASFLVVSFTSDWRFSPTRSREIVRALLDNDRAVSYAEIESEHGHDAFLLPNTHYEGIFRAYMNRIKQEWHA, from the coding sequence ATGAATGAGACCGATTACGTAAAGCCACAAACCCTACAGGTCAGCATGCCACTGCAACTGGTCAGTGGCGCTGAACTGCCCAGCTACGACCTAGTTTATGAAACCTATGGCGAACTCAATGCCGATGCCTCGAATGCGGTGCTCATCTGTCATGCGCTCAGCGGTGACCATCATGTCACCGGTTATTATGAGGGGGATACCAAACCAGGCTGGTGGAGTGACTATATCGGGCCTGGCAAACCGGTCGATACTAATGAATTCTTTGTGGTCTGCTCCAATAACCTTGGGGGTTGCCGTGGCTCCAGTGGTCCGGCAAGTCTTAACCCGGCAACTGGCAAAGTCTATGGTCCTGACTTTCCGATTGTAACCTGTCGGGACTGGGTTAACAGCCAAAATACCCTGCGCCAGCACCTTGGTATCGAGCAATGGGCTGCTGTAATTGGTGGCTCGATGGGTGGTATGCAGGTGATGCAATGGGCCATCGACCATCCAGATAAGCTGCGCCATGCGCTAGTTATTGCCGCGGCACCGAAACTAAGCGCGCAGAATATCGCCTTCAACGAAGTCGCGCGGCGTGCCATTATGACTGACCCAGAGTTCAATGGTGGGCGCTTTATTGAAGCCGGCACCACTCCAAAAGGCGGCTTAGCACTTGCCAGAATGTTGGGGCATCTAACCTATTTATCCGATGATATGATGGGCGCTAAGTTTGGACGCGAACTACGCAGTGAAAGCCTCAAATACAGTTTTGATGTCGAGTTTCAGGTTGAAAGCTACCTGCGCTATCAGGGTGAAAAATTTGCCACCAAGCAAAACTTTGATGCGAACACCTACCTGTTGATGACAAAGGCATTAGATTATTTTGACCCGGCGGCCGAGTTTGATAATAATTTGAGCGCCGCTTTTGCTCAAACACAAGCGTCTTTTTTAGTGGTTTCATTTACCTCAGATTGGCGTTTCTCACCCACTCGCTCGCGTGAAATTGTTCGAGCCTTGCTGGACAATGATCGCGCCGTGAGCTATGCCGAAATCGAATCGGAACATGGTCACGATGCGTTTTTATTGCCCAATACCCATTATGAAGGCATTTTTCGAGCCTATATGAACCGTATCAAGCAGGAGTGGCATGCATGA
- a CDS encoding YggT family protein, whose translation MTPTTQAGLFLLQFSFGIVVFALILRFLMRATYTDWRNPIVQFIGKVTTPICAPFNWTNKLGARWDIAALIVAVLLQAALAVLIGWITGRSFSAGFISLFAISEVLNFLFDLAFWIIIIQVILSWLARNNSNPNLDIFRQMTEPMLTPIRRFMPDLGGFDLSPIVAIVVIKLSQILIVGTIGQLATTLA comes from the coding sequence ATGACACCAACAACCCAAGCCGGCTTATTTTTATTACAATTTAGTTTCGGCATTGTCGTTTTTGCCCTGATCCTACGCTTTTTAATGCGCGCTACCTACACTGATTGGCGCAACCCGATTGTGCAATTCATCGGCAAGGTAACCACACCTATATGTGCACCATTTAATTGGACTAACAAACTCGGGGCCCGGTGGGATATCGCCGCGCTGATTGTTGCGGTGTTGCTACAAGCCGCACTGGCGGTGCTGATTGGCTGGATCACAGGACGCAGCTTTAGTGCCGGTTTTATTAGTTTATTTGCGATCAGTGAAGTGCTGAATTTTTTATTTGATCTAGCATTTTGGATCATTATTATCCAAGTGATCCTAAGCTGGCTGGCGCGCAATAACAGCAATCCCAATTTGGATATTTTCCGCCAAATGACCGAGCCGATGCTCACGCCCATTCGCCGTTTTATGCCAGACCTAGGTGGCTTTGACTTATCCCCCATCGTGGCGATTGTCGTGATTAAATTGAGTCAAATTTTAATTGTCGGTACAATTGGTCAATTGGCCACGACCCTGGCCTAA
- the proC gene encoding pyrroline-5-carboxylate reductase, giving the protein MTTRIAFLGAGNMAKSLIGGLLASGHPADAIMVSDKLATQAADLQLAGVCWCESNDALLAADLIVLAVKPQQLQAACEALAPKLQQQTKPPLFVSIAAGITTDTLARWLGADYAIVRTMPNTPALIQSGATGLFANAQVTPAQHEQAEQVLRSAGITLWVNKESQLDAVTALSGSGPAYFFLFMEAMVSAGKELGLNQDTAELLTLQTALGAAKMALESDVNLAELRARVTSPNGTTERAIQSFQTAQLEQTVAKAMQAAHQRAQQLSQELGGQA; this is encoded by the coding sequence ATGACAACTCGGATTGCATTTTTAGGCGCTGGCAATATGGCAAAAAGCCTAATTGGTGGCTTGCTTGCTAGCGGCCATCCCGCTGATGCCATTATGGTGAGCGACAAACTCGCGACCCAGGCGGCAGACCTACAACTAGCCGGTGTATGTTGGTGTGAATCCAATGACGCCCTTTTAGCGGCCGATCTCATAGTGCTGGCCGTTAAACCCCAACAACTGCAAGCGGCCTGTGAAGCGCTCGCACCTAAACTGCAACAGCAAACCAAACCACCTTTGTTTGTCTCTATTGCCGCAGGGATTACCACCGACACCCTCGCACGCTGGCTTGGTGCCGATTACGCTATTGTCCGAACCATGCCCAACACACCAGCTTTAATTCAAAGCGGCGCAACAGGACTCTTTGCCAATGCGCAGGTAACACCGGCTCAGCATGAGCAAGCGGAGCAGGTATTACGCTCCGCCGGCATCACCCTCTGGGTTAACAAAGAGTCGCAACTGGACGCAGTAACCGCTTTATCAGGCAGTGGTCCAGCTTATTTCTTCCTATTTATGGAAGCTATGGTCAGCGCTGGTAAAGAGCTGGGACTTAACCAAGACACAGCCGAGCTTTTAACGCTACAAACCGCATTGGGTGCGGCTAAAATGGCGTTAGAAAGTGATGTCAATCTAGCCGAACTGCGCGCACGCGTGACCTCACCCAATGGCACCACAGAACGTGCGATTCAATCCTTCCAAACAGCTCAGCTGGAACAAACGGTTGCTAAAGCCATGCAAGCCGCCCACCAACGCGCCCAACAACTTTCGCAAGAACTAGGAGGTCAGGCATGA
- the yidD gene encoding membrane protein insertion efficiency factor YidD gives MLWLAIGLVRFYQWFISPLLGPRCRFYPSCSHYTIEALRTHGVIYGSWLALRRISRCHPANPGGIDPVPECGCSLGPVHLGKKCPSLNKKQEDCKDTE, from the coding sequence GTGTTGTGGTTAGCGATTGGTTTGGTCAGGTTTTATCAATGGTTTATTAGTCCATTGTTAGGTCCACGCTGTCGTTTTTACCCCAGTTGTTCTCACTATACAATCGAAGCGCTGAGAACACATGGCGTTATCTATGGTAGTTGGTTAGCGTTACGACGTATTAGTCGTTGTCATCCAGCCAACCCTGGTGGGATTGACCCCGTGCCTGAGTGTGGTTGTTCGCTCGGACCGGTGCATTTGGGAAAAAAATGTCCGTCTTTAAATAAGAAGCAAGAAGATTGTAAGGATACGGAATAA
- the folE2 gene encoding GTP cyclohydrolase FolE2, whose amino-acid sequence MTKHMPDIACQPHSIPQPKLNWVGMSGIELPILINSAHSPIRLSSSTQAYVNLVDPTSKGIHMSRLYLLLDQLATEQTLTPARVKTILEKFVSSHETLSDHAFVEFRFDYYERRSSLLSSNAGWKHYPATLRGELNQGQFHCEISLEVPYSSTCPCSAALSRQLIQQAFETQFKSTDALDYADVLEWLGTPEGICATPHSQRSYAQVKLAITDHDDLDFSRWISLIERSLQTPVQAAVKREDEQEFARLNASNLMFCEDAARRLQTTLNAEPHLSDFWVRVNHLESLHPHDAVAIVTKSVDGGYIAEPNLMGLFHR is encoded by the coding sequence ATGACTAAGCACATGCCCGATATCGCATGCCAACCCCACTCAATTCCACAACCTAAATTAAACTGGGTTGGGATGAGTGGTATTGAACTGCCTATATTAATCAACAGCGCACATTCACCGATTCGCCTTTCATCTAGCACACAGGCCTATGTCAACTTAGTTGACCCTACTAGCAAAGGCATTCATATGTCGCGTTTGTATCTGCTGTTAGATCAACTGGCGACCGAGCAAACCTTAACCCCTGCTCGCGTAAAAACCATTTTGGAAAAATTTGTGTCTTCTCACGAGACCTTAAGTGATCATGCGTTTGTTGAATTCCGCTTTGATTATTATGAGCGTCGCTCCTCATTATTAAGTAGCAATGCGGGTTGGAAACACTATCCTGCCACTTTGCGCGGTGAACTCAATCAAGGTCAATTCCATTGTGAAATTAGTCTTGAAGTTCCTTATTCTTCGACCTGTCCTTGCTCAGCTGCCTTATCACGTCAGCTGATTCAACAAGCATTTGAAACCCAGTTTAAATCGACCGACGCGCTCGACTATGCCGATGTATTGGAATGGCTGGGGACTCCTGAAGGCATCTGTGCCACGCCACACAGCCAACGCTCTTATGCACAAGTCAAATTAGCCATTACGGATCATGATGATTTAGATTTTTCACGCTGGATTAGCTTAATTGAAAGGAGCTTACAGACGCCCGTACAGGCCGCGGTTAAACGCGAAGATGAGCAAGAGTTTGCTCGTCTAAATGCCAGTAACTTGATGTTCTGTGAGGATGCCGCTCGCCGCTTACAAACCACGCTGAATGCGGAACCACATTTGTCAGATTTTTGGGTCAGAGTCAATCACCTGGAAAGTTTACATCCGCATGATGCCGTGGCGATTGTCACCAAGAGTGTTGATGGCGGTTATATCGCTGAGCCAAACCTAATGGGCTTGTTTCACCGCTAA
- a CDS encoding CobW family GTP-binding protein, translated as MNCSKAMIFSPTKPAQQAAPITLPVLILSGLLGSGKTTLLRQLIQTKQQEAPTETWHILLNDFGELNLDAPRLATSGVIITPLAGGCICCTAEHLFVQQLQQLTKQTNPDRLIIEPSGLANPTAIIRAIRRFNQQQLHTTFKIIQVITLVDATQFSESYYQRSDLLRDMLSLADHIILTKADLLATEQAKQQQAWLQQQLSANKPVHLGWPDSSDNKSGRSWNPWQPARKAPSFHLLNEPNSPQLGTTSEPVNSIIPGIISAQLKAGDISLLSWHGQPEQLWSRSALKTMMAQPPAGLLRLKGILRTGKDWQAVQWSPSGVEFSDQAWYLDNRLEILVDWPYENFELMRTAFEQKLSKCVQVRDLI; from the coding sequence ATGAATTGCTCGAAGGCCATGATCTTTTCACCGACTAAACCGGCTCAACAAGCTGCTCCAATAACCCTGCCAGTATTAATCTTATCGGGATTACTTGGCAGTGGTAAAACCACACTGCTTCGCCAACTTATTCAAACTAAACAACAAGAGGCACCCACTGAAACCTGGCACATTCTGCTCAATGACTTTGGTGAACTAAATCTTGACGCGCCTCGTTTAGCAACGAGTGGGGTCATTATCACGCCATTGGCTGGTGGCTGTATTTGCTGTACGGCGGAACATCTGTTTGTACAACAACTGCAACAGTTAACAAAACAGACAAATCCAGATCGCCTAATTATTGAACCGAGTGGATTGGCTAATCCAACCGCCATTATTCGTGCTATCCGTCGTTTTAATCAACAACAACTTCATACCACATTTAAAATCATCCAGGTTATTACCCTAGTGGATGCCACGCAGTTTTCTGAATCCTATTACCAGCGGTCTGATTTATTGCGCGATATGCTCAGCCTAGCTGACCACATCATTCTCACCAAAGCCGATCTACTTGCGACTGAGCAAGCGAAGCAACAGCAGGCCTGGTTACAGCAACAGCTAAGCGCAAACAAACCGGTTCACCTAGGTTGGCCTGATTCGTCAGATAACAAGAGTGGCCGTTCCTGGAACCCTTGGCAACCAGCGCGCAAAGCGCCAAGTTTTCACCTGCTTAACGAACCCAACAGCCCACAATTGGGCACGACCAGCGAGCCGGTCAACTCCATCATTCCCGGTATCATTTCAGCCCAGCTTAAAGCTGGTGACATTAGTCTATTAAGCTGGCATGGTCAACCCGAACAACTCTGGTCACGCTCGGCTCTAAAAACCATGATGGCGCAACCGCCAGCAGGCCTGCTTCGTCTTAAAGGCATCTTACGCACTGGTAAGGATTGGCAAGCGGTACAATGGAGCCCCTCTGGAGTCGAATTCAGTGACCAGGCCTGGTATTTAGATAACCGCCTTGAAATTCTGGTCGACTGGCCTTATGAAAACTTTGAACTAATGCGCACGGCTTTTGAACAAAAACTGAGTAAGTGCGTGCAAGTACGTGACCTTATCTAG
- a CDS encoding FAD-dependent oxidoreductase, with protein MKKRVFDVVIVGGGISGCALTYTLARYSNIKSIALLEKYGNLAAVNSNARSNSQTLHCGDIETNYGLAKAGQVKRQANMLVHYAKQVEKNDFLFKFPKMILAVGDEECEKLAKRHEEFAETFPYMELWDAAKIAEVEPHVALVNGQPRAEKILASGCTDEYSAVNYGLIAKSFIASARKHAADIAIHLSTQVQKIQKFDDHYEITTPQGTFMSRYVVVSAGAHSLLLANQLGHGLDLSILPMAGSFYYTPKLLNGKVYTIQNDKLPFAALHGDPDLIEPNKTRFGPTALMLPKLERYTGGTYWEFWKSLKLDFKVTKVFWDLMKDSDIRNYIFRNFAFEIPGVRKKLFLKDARKILPGLQLDDLQFAEGVGGLRPQVIDKTSMQLKLGEASITPDGENLIFNMTPSPGATTCLYNAYRDARRVCASLGLELKREQLVNELLEGHDLFTD; from the coding sequence ATGAAAAAACGTGTTTTTGACGTGGTCATCGTTGGCGGTGGCATTTCGGGTTGCGCACTCACCTATACGCTTGCGCGCTATTCCAACATCAAATCAATTGCTCTATTAGAAAAATATGGCAATTTAGCGGCGGTTAACTCAAATGCGCGTAGTAACAGCCAAACCCTGCATTGTGGCGACATCGAAACCAACTATGGTTTAGCGAAAGCGGGGCAAGTGAAACGCCAAGCCAATATGCTGGTGCACTACGCCAAGCAGGTTGAAAAAAACGACTTCTTGTTTAAATTTCCCAAAATGATCCTAGCGGTCGGTGATGAGGAATGTGAAAAGCTCGCTAAACGCCATGAAGAATTTGCTGAAACCTTCCCATACATGGAACTTTGGGATGCCGCCAAAATTGCAGAGGTGGAACCCCATGTTGCCTTAGTCAACGGCCAACCTCGTGCTGAAAAAATTCTCGCCTCTGGCTGTACCGATGAATACAGCGCGGTCAACTATGGACTGATTGCAAAATCCTTTATTGCTAGCGCTAGAAAACACGCCGCAGATATTGCCATTCACCTAAGTACCCAAGTACAAAAAATTCAAAAGTTTGACGACCACTATGAAATCACCACCCCACAGGGCACTTTTATGTCCCGTTATGTGGTGGTTTCGGCTGGGGCGCATAGCCTATTACTCGCCAACCAACTGGGTCATGGTCTAGATCTGTCTATTCTGCCTATGGCGGGCAGTTTCTATTACACCCCAAAATTGCTCAATGGCAAGGTTTATACCATTCAAAACGATAAACTTCCGTTTGCCGCTTTACACGGTGATCCAGATCTTATCGAACCTAATAAAACCCGCTTTGGTCCCACCGCACTGATGCTACCCAAACTGGAGCGTTACACCGGCGGCACCTATTGGGAGTTCTGGAAAAGCCTTAAGTTGGATTTCAAAGTCACCAAAGTCTTTTGGGATTTGATGAAAGACAGCGATATTCGCAATTATATTTTCCGTAATTTTGCCTTTGAGATTCCCGGAGTTCGTAAGAAGTTATTTTTAAAAGATGCGCGCAAAATTTTACCCGGCCTGCAACTCGACGACTTACAGTTTGCCGAAGGGGTGGGTGGCTTACGCCCGCAGGTGATTGATAAAACCAGCATGCAATTAAAGTTAGGCGAAGCCAGTATTACTCCTGACGGTGAAAATCTGATTTTTAATATGACGCCATCACCTGGGGCAACCACCTGCTTATACAATGCCTATCGCGATGCGCGCCGTGTCTGTGCCAGCTTAGGTCTCGAACTCAAGCGCGAACAGCTGGTCAATGAATTGCTCGAAGGCCATGATCTTTTCACCGACTAA
- a CDS encoding helix-turn-helix domain-containing protein: MAKPAICDIDITIGKQIQRRRRELGLSADDLSECISVSQQQFSRYERAQSKITAAQLKRVADATQTDISWFLLGTENSQPIQAIQAIAEDNSYYQSFESNELLNRFNQLWQTFNLEQQRTLIRMLDMFNQSR; the protein is encoded by the coding sequence ATGGCAAAACCCGCTATCTGTGACATTGATATTACTATTGGCAAACAAATTCAAAGACGAAGACGTGAGCTTGGGTTAAGTGCCGACGATCTTTCTGAATGCATTAGCGTGTCACAACAACAATTCTCTCGATACGAGCGGGCACAAAGCAAAATTACAGCGGCACAACTAAAACGCGTTGCCGACGCGACACAAACAGATATTAGTTGGTTTTTATTGGGTACTGAAAACAGCCAACCCATTCAAGCGATTCAAGCCATTGCCGAAGATAATAGCTATTACCAATCGTTTGAGTCCAATGAGCTACTCAATCGCTTCAACCAACTTTGGCAAACGTTCAATCTTGAACAACAAAGAACCCTCATTCGAATGCTCGATATGTTCAACCAATCTCGTTAA
- a CDS encoding NADP(H)-dependent aldo-keto reductase produces MEYRPLGNSDIQVSKICLGTMTWGEQNTQADAFAQMGYALEQGVNFWDTAELYAVPPKPDTYGATEQIIGQYFKQHGCRDQVILASKIAGPGEFVNHIREGQTRFTRTTITEALEASLTRLNTDYLDLYQLHWPERHTNYFGQLGFTPPSEPEQHLTPLVETLRTLSDLIKAGKIRSYGLSNETPWGAMKVIGLCEQLGLPKPVSIQNPYNLLNRTYEIGLAELAYREQVDCLAYSPLAFGVLTGKYLNGQRPEQARITLFPRFDRYFSPQADAATEAYVNLAGDLGLTPTHLALAYVNSRSFVTSNIIGATTLTQLAENMVSHQITLTDEALSAIETIHQRYPNPSP; encoded by the coding sequence ATGGAGTATCGACCACTGGGTAATAGTGACATTCAAGTCAGCAAAATTTGTTTAGGAACCATGACCTGGGGCGAACAAAACACCCAAGCGGATGCCTTTGCCCAAATGGGTTATGCGCTTGAACAGGGGGTCAATTTTTGGGACACCGCCGAACTCTATGCCGTGCCCCCTAAACCGGATACTTATGGCGCAACAGAACAAATTATTGGCCAGTACTTCAAACAACACGGATGCCGCGACCAAGTCATTCTAGCTAGTAAAATTGCCGGACCTGGTGAATTTGTGAACCATATTCGCGAAGGTCAAACCCGCTTTACCCGAACAACGATTACAGAGGCACTCGAAGCCTCTTTAACTCGGCTCAATACCGATTACCTGGATCTCTACCAACTGCATTGGCCAGAGCGTCACACCAACTACTTTGGTCAGCTTGGCTTTACACCGCCCTCCGAACCCGAGCAACACCTAACGCCTTTGGTTGAAACCCTGCGCACGCTCAGTGATTTAATCAAGGCAGGCAAAATTCGCAGTTATGGCCTATCCAACGAAACGCCTTGGGGCGCGATGAAGGTGATTGGGCTTTGTGAGCAATTGGGTTTACCCAAGCCGGTATCGATTCAGAACCCCTATAATCTGCTGAACCGTACCTATGAAATAGGTTTAGCCGAGCTGGCTTACCGAGAACAGGTCGATTGCCTAGCCTACTCACCGCTGGCATTTGGGGTCTTAACCGGTAAATATTTAAACGGACAGCGCCCTGAGCAGGCGCGGATTACTCTATTCCCCCGATTCGACCGCTATTTTAGCCCTCAAGCTGATGCCGCTACCGAGGCCTATGTTAACCTCGCCGGTGACTTAGGACTCACCCCGACCCATTTAGCTTTGGCCTATGTGAATAGTCGGTCTTTTGTTACGAGCAACATTATCGGCGCCACCACCTTAACGCAGCTAGCAGAGAATATGGTCAGTCATCAGATTACATTAACGGATGAAGCTTTATCCGCAATTGAAACGATTCACCAGCGCTACCCCAATCCAAGCCCGTAA
- a CDS encoding DUF2237 family protein, whose protein sequence is MKQNLLGEPLQTCSHMPLTGFYRDGLCRTDEHDRGRHVVCAQMTEHFLDFSKAQGNDLSTPIQPHFPGLKPGDFWCLCALRWIEAYQAGLAPKIRFAATDQALLQYIDMASLRPYALDIN, encoded by the coding sequence ATGAAACAGAACCTATTAGGCGAACCACTCCAAACCTGCTCACACATGCCCTTGACCGGTTTTTATCGCGACGGTTTGTGCCGAACCGATGAACATGACCGAGGCCGCCATGTGGTTTGCGCACAAATGACCGAGCATTTCCTTGATTTTTCCAAAGCTCAGGGCAACGACCTATCAACACCCATTCAACCCCATTTTCCTGGCTTAAAGCCCGGTGATTTTTGGTGTTTATGTGCACTACGTTGGATTGAAGCCTATCAAGCAGGCCTGGCACCCAAGATTCGCTTTGCAGCCACCGACCAAGCCCTGTTACAGTATATTGATATGGCGAGTTTACGCCCCTACGCACTTGACATTAATTAA
- a CDS encoding TlpA disulfide reductase family protein, with amino-acid sequence MTPARTTGLLIQLLLSCSLVLFIKPALAMPQAIADWSAQHQIETTFIPAKVTAQTAFQGQLIWLPSEYGRLDQEIQLAQALAERGFDSILPDFFNSLMVEVSRDNLAELPADLWLSLMDAAPRPSFIVAPNRAAVPALDALHDLQSSPQNHIGLILINPDLFVSTPQPGDEPRYVPSVAATNLPIYILQAELSPWRWQLAELRTQLEQQGSTVYTQLLRGLRDRFYFRPDAIELEHEATLHFVDQIARASQLLIPLMNTDRQSAPIHHNELATFPTPPATTDRLQPYGGEQGRDFLLTDLEDIPHRLSDYQGQVILLNFWASWCPPCLYEMPSMARLKTQFNDKDFEILAVNLAERREDFAQFLADNPVNFPILLDPTGSAIQTWRISAYPTTYLIDRQGQIRYALIGGIEWDEPEPVAAVKRLLNE; translated from the coding sequence ATGACACCAGCGCGTACAACAGGCCTGCTCATCCAACTCTTACTGAGTTGCAGTCTGGTATTGTTTATCAAACCAGCGTTGGCCATGCCGCAAGCGATTGCAGACTGGTCTGCGCAACACCAAATAGAAACGACCTTCATTCCAGCCAAAGTTACCGCTCAAACAGCCTTCCAAGGGCAGCTGATTTGGCTACCGTCCGAATATGGCCGACTTGACCAGGAAATCCAACTCGCGCAAGCACTGGCTGAACGCGGTTTTGACAGCATCCTACCCGACTTTTTTAATAGCCTGATGGTTGAGGTCAGTCGCGATAACCTCGCAGAATTGCCTGCGGACCTCTGGCTGAGTTTGATGGACGCTGCGCCACGCCCTAGTTTTATTGTCGCACCCAATCGAGCCGCCGTGCCGGCACTGGATGCATTGCACGACCTGCAATCCAGCCCCCAAAACCACATCGGGCTGATTCTCATCAACCCCGATTTGTTTGTTAGCACGCCGCAACCCGGTGATGAACCGCGCTATGTTCCGAGTGTTGCGGCCACCAATCTGCCCATTTATATCCTACAAGCGGAACTATCACCCTGGCGCTGGCAATTAGCAGAACTTCGCACCCAACTGGAGCAACAAGGCAGTACTGTTTATACGCAATTGCTTAGAGGTCTGCGTGACCGATTTTACTTTCGACCCGATGCCATCGAGTTGGAACACGAAGCAACCCTTCATTTCGTTGATCAGATTGCCCGTGCTAGCCAGCTTTTAATCCCCCTCATGAACACAGATCGGCAAAGCGCGCCAATCCATCATAATGAACTTGCAACATTCCCCACTCCTCCAGCAACAACCGATCGTTTACAGCCTTATGGCGGTGAGCAAGGGCGCGATTTTTTACTGACCGACCTGGAGGATATCCCGCATCGACTCAGTGACTATCAAGGACAAGTTATCCTGCTCAATTTTTGGGCAAGCTGGTGCCCACCTTGTTTATATGAAATGCCATCAATGGCGCGATTAAAAACGCAGTTTAACGATAAAGATTTTGAAATTTTGGCGGTAAACCTGGCCGAAAGACGCGAAGATTTTGCCCAATTTTTAGCCGATAACCCAGTAAACTTTCCAATTTTGCTTGATCCCACCGGCAGCGCCATTCAAACCTGGCGAATCTCAGCCTACCCCACCACTTATCTCATCGATCGCCAAGGTCAAATTCGCTACGCGCTTATTGGAGGGATTGAATGGGATGAGCCGGAACCGGTCGCGGCAGTTAAACGCTTGCTAAACGAATAA